CGCCATCCCGTACAGGGTCTGCAGAAAATAAGAGAAAAGATAAGGCAAAGAAAACGTTACGATATTTCCAAACACACTTCCTGAAGTCAGATTTTTTTCCATAATACTACTGTCAGCACTCCTTTCGCTGACCATCAGTTTAAACCTTACAATTATTGTAAGGTCAATCTTTTTCTTTCAGCAAGCATTTTTTTCACAGTTCTCCAGTCCGGGTAAAACAGATCCATAAAATGATAAAACCGCTTGTTGTGTCCCCGTTCCAGCAGATGCACCAGCTCATGGGTGATGACGCCTTCCAGGCACTGGGGCGGATATTTTGCCAGATGCAGGCTCAGCCAGATGCGCCGTTCCCGGATATTGCACGTGCCCCACCGGGTTTTCATATCCCGGATCCGCCACTCATTGGCATGCAGCCCCATCCGGGCCTCACATCGAGCCAGCACCTCCGGTACGGCCTGCTGCATCTGTCTGCGATACCATTCAGTGAGCAGCTTTTTTGCGATCCTCCACAGATGTATGAGGCATCACTTCCATATATAAAGCAGCACCATATAAACATACACATCCCCATTTTGTATGTATCCCTTCATCTGGGCGGATCCATTGTGGGGTCTCTGTCTCCGCTGCCCCTAATCTCCTGTTTCCAGTGAAATCTCCGGCAAATCCCACCTCATCCAGGCCAGGCGCCATCGCGCCATCAGCCCGTGTGCCTGCGGGAAATGCATTTTCCCCTTTTTCTGCAACCAAAAGCCGACAGGGAGCTCCCCACACATAGAAAAGCTCCCCTGTCTCATATCGGTGTTCTGTCCGTGCCGGACGGCGGCGGATCTGCTCCTGCTGCTTCCTGATCCAGTCTACCTTTGCCTGTACAAAGGCCGCGATCTGCGCATCGGTGTAACGAAACGGCGCAGTCACCCGCACGTCTCCCTCCGGCGGACATACCCGAAGATACATATTTTTGATATTTTTTCTGATGACCAGCACCTGCATGCGGCCCACAAAGATTTCTTTTCCCATCCGTCACTCCAGCAGCGCCGCGATATCCGGAAAAGGCGCCACGCTCCGTTTCAAAATTCCATGAATATAAGCGATGGTGATGCCGTAGTTGGTCATGGGCACGCCCTGATCCTGGGCGCAGCTTAACCGGTAGCGCATCTCCCGCTCGTTGAGCATGCAGCCGCCGCAGTGGATGACCATGTGATAGTCTGTCACATCCTCCGGAAATTCCGTGCCGGAAGTGAAGGAGAAGGCCGAGGGATGCGCCGGTGTGCTGTCGGATCCAGTTTGGCAGCTTAACGGTGCCGATGTCATCGCACTGCCGGTGATGGGTGCAGCCCTCACAGATAAGCACCCGATCCCCATCTTTTAACGTATCCAACGCCCGGACGCCGCGCACAGCTGCCTCCAGCGTGCCTTTATACCGGGCAAAGAGAATGGAAAAAGAGGTCAGCGGGACGTCTGCCGGGGTGATCTTGCTGACTTTTCCGAAAGCCTGGCTGTCGGTGATGACCAGTGCCGGAGCGGTTCCCATCCTGGAAAGGGTGTCGGCCAGCTCTGTCTCCCGCACCACCACGGAGGCCACGCCTGCTTCCAGCAGATCCCGGATGGTCTGCTGCTGGGGCAGGATGAGCCGTCCTTTGGGGGCCGCCTTGTCGATGGGCACCACCAGAACGACGAAATCTCCCGGACAGACCAGATCGGCTGCGATCTTCCGGTCACTCTCCTCCTGTTTTCCCAGGGCAGCGATCCGTTCTTTCAGCTCGAAAATGCCCTGACCAGTCTGTGCACTGACCCAGAGAGGCTGCTGATTTTCTTCTGTCATATGCAGACACTGACAGACCTCTTTTCCCGTCTTTTCCCGGGCTTCCTCCGACAAAAGCTCTGCTTTATTGAGAACCACGATCCAGGGAAGCGCTTTTCGGCGGATGGTTTCCAGCAGCGCCGCATCCTGGGGCAGCGCCCCCACAGTGCCATCGATCACCAGTACCGCCAGGTCGGTTTTGTTCAGCGCTTGGTAGCTTTTCTTTATCCGCAGTGCCCCCAACTCTCCCTCGTCGTCAATGCCCGGGGTGTCCATCATCACCACCGGCCCCAGGGGCAGCAGCTCCATGGATTTTAACACCGGATCGGTGGTGGTTCCCTTTACCTCAGACACCACCGCCAGATTCTGGCCGGTCACTGCATTCATCACACTGGATTTTCCCGCATTGCGGCAGCCGAAGAAACCGATATGTACCCGCTCTGAGGCAGGCGTCGCATTCATTCCCATCAGCAAGTCCTCCTTTTCACTGTCCTGTTTTGCTCTGTCTATTTTGCTTAGAATCGGAAATCCCGGTCTCCCTGTTCAATTTTCACCAGACGCTCCCGGACAATCTGCTGTACTTTCTCCTTGGGGATCTCGCCGATCTGCTGCTGGATCATTTTTTCACCCAGCGCTCTGGTGGCCGGAGATGCATAGTCGATGAGGTACTCTTTCAATGTCATCAGGGCATTGGGCAGGCAGCAGTTCTGGATCTGGCCGGATTTGCACAGAGACATGAACCGGTCGCCGGTACGGCCTTCCCGGTAGCAGGCGGTACAGAAGCTGGGCACGTGTCCCATCTGCATGAGCCAGTTTACCACCTCGTCCAGGGTACGGTTGTCGCTGACGTCAAACTGGCTGCTGTTCTCGTCCTCCGGCTCCGGCTCGTAGTAGCCGCCCACGCTGGTGCGGGAACCGCCGGAAATCTGGGAGATGCCTAAGTGCAGCACCCGCTCCCGGCAGGCCTTGCTCTCTCTGGTGGAAACGATCATGCCGGTGTAAGGAACGGCGATGCGGATACAGGCCACGATTTTTGCAAAGGTATCGTCGTCAATACCGTTGTCAAAGGTGGACGGGTCGATATCGTCTGCCCGGCGGATTCTCGGCACACTGATGGTGTGCGGGCCCACGCCGAACACGGCTTCCAGATGCTCCGCATGCATGAGAAGGCCGGTGAACTCGTAACGGTACAGCTCCAGACCGAACAGCACGCCGCAGCCCACATCATCGATGCCGCCCTCCATGGCCCGGTCCATGGCCTCGGTGTGGTAATTGTAATCATGCTTCGGTCCCGTGGGATGCAGTTTTTCATAGCTTTCTTTGTGGTAAGTCTCCTGGAAAAGGATGTAGGTGCCAATACCGGCATCCTTTAATTTCCGGTAATTTTCCACCGTCGTTGCAGCGATATTCACATTCACCCGGCGGATGGCGCCGTTTTTGTGATGAATGCCGTAAATAGTGTTGATGCTTTCCAGCACGTATTCGATAGGATTGTTCACTGGATCCTCGCCGGTCTCCAGCGCCAGACGCTTGTGACCCATATCCTGCAGGGCGATGACCTCCCGGCGGATCTCCTCCTGGGTCAGCTTCTTTCTGGCAATGTGTTTATTTTTCAGATGATACGGACAGTACACGCAGCCGTTGATGCAATAATTGGAAAGATACAGCGGCGCAAACATGACGATCCGGTTGCCGTAAAAATCTTTCTTGATCTGCTCTGCCAGGGCATAGATCTCCTGATTTTTGTCCTCCAGCGTACAGTCCAGAAGCACCGCTGCCTCCCGGTGGCTCAAGCCCTTCCGCAGTTTCGCTTTTTCCAGGATCTCATCGATCAGCGCCCGGTTTTCCTTGTTTTTCTCGGCGTAAGCCAGTGTCTCCACGATCTCCTCATGGTTGATAAAATCATCTGCACATTTTGATTTCGGATTATACATATTCTCTTGCTCCTTTGTAATGGATATGATCGCCCCGGTCTACGGCCAGCTCCATGCCTACAGAGGCCACGCGGACGTTCAGGCAGCCCGCGCACTCGGCCGCCTCATGGCCGGTACAGATCTTGTTGTCATACAGCATATATTTTTTTTCGCACGCCCACTGGGGGAAAGGTTGGGCATCACCACGTTGGCGCCACAGCGCAGCCCTTCCTCCCGGCCGTTGGGAGAAATGGTGCCAAGCGCCGTGGTGGCAGGCAGCAGCACCTCCGGCAGCATGAGCCGGATGAGGCTCAGCAGATATAGCGTCTCTTCCAAGCTTCCTGCCGGTTCCCCCGCAAACGGCGTATCATGATGGGGAATGAAGGGCCCGATGCCCACCATTTCCGGCTGCAGGTCTTTCAAAAACTGCAGGTCGTCGATGAGGGTATCCACGGTCTGTCCCGGTGAACCCACCATAAAGCCCGCACCGGTCTGGAAGCCCAGCTCTTTCAACTGCCACAGACACTGTTTTCGATGAGTCAGGCTTAAATTTGCCGGATGCAGCTGCCGGTAATGGGCATCATTGGCCGTCTCGTGTCGCAGCAGATACCGCTCTGCCCCGGCCTCTTTGAATTTCACAAAGCTCTCCCGCTCCCGTTCCCCCAGGGAAAGCGTAATCGCACAATCTGGAAAATCCCGCCGGATCGTTCGCACAATGTCCACGATTTTTTCATCGGTGAACCAGGGATCCTCTCCGCCCTGGAGCACGAAGGTGCGAAACCCCAGCCTGTGGCCGGCCTGACAGCAGGCCAAAATCTCCTCTTTCGTCAGCCGATACCGTTCCAGATTGCCATTGCTTTTGCGGATGCCGCAATAATAGCAGTCGTTGCGGCAAACGTTGGTAAATTCGATGAGCCCCCGGATAAACACCCGCGGCCCGTAGATCTCATCCCGCAGCGCCGCCGCTTTATGAGCCAGCATCTCTGCGTGTTCCTCCGTTTGTCCCAGAAGCAGACATCTCCACTGCTCCCGGTTCAGACAGACGCCGGATTCCAGCGCCTCCACACAGGAGAGGTATTCATGTTCGCTCATCCTTTTCCTCCCTCCGCCTTAGAATACAGTGCTTTAGAGCTGACGCCTTTCAAACGGCCCAGCTTTCCCGAAAGGGCACTGATCACATCCATGGGCGCGTCCAGCACCACGCTGATGATGTTCACTTTTTTCTTCGCATAGGGAAGCCCCATGCGGCCGATGATGTAATCCCCATACTGGTGCAACAGCTCATTCACCTGCTCCGCACTGCTGCGGTCCTCGATGATGATGCCCACCACGGAGATTCTTGTATTGTCTTCCATTCTGTCATCCTTTCCTCTGCTGACCTGCCAGTGGTAGCATACGTCGTTCCATCCTGTCCAACATCTATTGTTCCGTAAATGTCATTCGTAAAAAACGCATCAAAAAGGAGCCTTCTTCCGAAAGCTCCTGAAATTCATCCGCGCTATTATTTACATTGAAGGGTACTATTCACAACATGGCCATTCACAAAAGCATAGCTTCGATACTCTCCGCTACCTTTCAGCTCATTTGTGTGTACAGCAACAAGCCTGCCCTGTCGGGCCTGCTATTCTTCTCCGTCAGATGTGTTCTTTCGGTCAGTGTCTGATATTTTGATACCTCATGGCAAGAAAAACAGCACATTCGCTGTCGCTCACCATTTGGAATGATTGATTCTATTGTACCGGGCATTTTGCCCGAAAGTCAAGGTTTTTTTAATTCCCAAAACGCCACCGCACTGGCCGCCGCCACATTCAGAGAATCCACGCCGTGGGACATGGGAATCTTGATGGTGTAATCGCAGGCATCGATGGTTTCCTCCAGCAGACCGTCGCCCTCCGTCCCCACGATCACCGCCAGCTTCTCTTCCTGAGACAGCCTTGGATCGTCGATGCTTACCGTATCCTTGCGAAGGGCCATGGCCGCGGTTCGAAATCCCAGCTGCCGCAGATTCTCCATGGCCGGACCGGGCCAGTCGGCTTCCGCATCCACATACGTCCACGGAATCTGGAAAACCGTTCCCATACTCACCCGGGCTGCCCGTCGATAGAGCGGGTTGCTGCAATCCTTCGTCAGCAGCACCGCATCCATGGAAAGAGCCGCCGCAGAACGGAAAATCGCCCCCACGTTGGTGGGGTTCACCACATGCTCCAGCACCGCCACCCGGGAAGCTGTGGCACACACCTGCTCCAGGGTGGGCAGAGGCTTTCTGTGCATGGCGCAGAGGATACCTCTCGTCATGGGAAAGCCGGTGAGGTTTCGAAGGATGTCTGCACTGGCCGTGTACACCGGCACGCCGGGGCACCGGGCCGCCAGCGGCAGCGCCTCCCGCTCCAGCAGGTTGTCCTCCGCCAGAAAAGACACCGGTTCGTAACCGCCATCCAACGCCCGCTCAATGACCTTGGGGCTCTCCGCAATGAACATGCCCTGGGACAGATCCTGCCGGTTCAGCAGCTGCACTTCGTTCAGGCGCGCATACACATCCAGGGCAGCGTCTGAGAAATCCTTGATCTCTATAACATGATTTTCGTATCTCATATCCATCATCTGCATCCCTTACGATCTCAAGTTCTCGATCTGCCAGTCGATGGGCTCTACCCCATGGGCCTCGAGAAATTCGTTGGTCTTACTGAAGGGCTTGCTGCCGAAAAATCCCCGGTATGCAGACAGGGGGCTGGGGTGCGGCGCCTCCAGGATCAGGTGGTTGGGATTGGTGAGCATAGATTTTTTCATCTGGGCCGGTCTTCCCCACAGGATAAACACGATCGGCCGGTCTTCCTCATTCAACCGCCGGATGGCCGCATCGGTGAACTCCTCCCAGCCGATGCCCCGATGGGAATTGGCCTGGTGGGCCCGCACGGTGAGCACTGTGTTCAAAAGTAAAACCCCCTGCTCCGCCCATTTGGTCAGATAACCATTATCCGGGATGTAGCAGCCGCAGTCATCGTGCAGCTCCTGATAAATATTCACCAGCGACGGCGGGATTTCCACATCCGGCTTGACCGAAAAACAAAGGCCGTGGGCCTGTCCCTCCCCGTGGTAGGGATCCTGCCCCAGGATCACCGCTTTTACCTTATGAAAAGGCGTCAGCTGGAACGCATTGAAAATATCGTCCGGCGCGGGATAGATTTTCCGCGTATTGTATTCCTTCATGACTGTCTGGTACAGCTGTTTATAGTACGGCTTCCGGAATTCTCCCTGGAACACCGGCAGCCAGTCGTTGCTGATCGCTGCCATATGCTTACCTCCTTACCGGAACGCCACGCTGGGCCAGATAATCCTTGACCTGCATGATTTCCAGTTCTTTATAGTGAAAAAGAGAAGCTGCCAGCGCGGCATCTGCGCCGCCCTCCGTCAGGGCATCGTAAAAATGCTCCAGCCTGCCCGCGCCGCCGGATGCAATGACCGGGACAGATACAGCTTCCACAATGGTGCGCGTCAGTTCCAGATCATACCCGGCCTTGGTGCCGTCACAATCCATGCTGGTCAGCAGAATTTCCCCTGCCCCCAGCGCATCCGCCTTTCTGGCCCACGCCACCGCATCCAGTCCGGTGTCAATGCGGCCGCCGTTTTTGAAAATGTTCCAGCCCGAACCGTCCGCCCGGCGTCTGGCATCGATGGCAACCACCACGCACTGGCGGCCGAATTTATCAGCCGCATCGCTGATGAGCTGCGGGTTGCTGATGGCTGCGGAATTCACCGATACCTTGTCCGCGCCCTCCCGCAGGATCGCCCGAAAATCCTCCACCGTGCGGATGCCGCCGCCCACGGTAAAGGGAATAAATACCTTCTCCGCCACTTTTCGCACCATCTCCACCACCGTGCCTCTGGCATCAGAAGAAGCGGTGATATCCAGGAAAACCAGCTCATCCGCACCGGCCTGATCGTAAGCAGCTGCAATCTCCACCGGATCTCCGGCATCCCGAAGGTTCACAAAATTAACCCCTTTCACCACCCGGCCGTTGTTCACGTCCAGACAGGGAATGATTCTCTTCGTAAACATTTACACCGCCTCCTTCTCAAGATCTGCAAAATTTTTCAGGATCTTTAAGCCCACGGCACTGCTCTTCTCCGGGTGGAACTGGCAGGCAAACACATTCCCTTGCTCCACAGAGGCGTGGATGGTCGTATTGCCATACACCGCGGATGCCTTCACGATGGACGGATCCTCCGCTTGCAGATAATAGGAATGGACAAAATACACATACGGATCACCGGAAATGCCCGCAAACAGGCGGCCATCCGGTGCCAGAGACAGGGAATTCCATCCCATATGCGGAATTTTCAGGCCCGGCTGCTCCGGGAAACGGACGATCTCCCCTTTCAGGATGCCTAAGCCCTCCACGCCGGGGCTTTCCTCCGACCGGTCAAACAAAAGCTGCAGTCCCAGACAGATGCCAAGCAAGGGGATCTGCCGGTCAACCGCCTCATGGATCACCTCATCCAGTCCATATTTTTTCAGATTATCCATGGCATCACCGAAAGCGCCCACCCCCGGCAGGATCAGCTTGTCCGCCGCCAGCAGCGTCTTCGGATCCCGGGAAAGCACTGCCTCCTCATGAAGCGCCGCCAGCGCCTTTTCCACGCTGCGGATGTTGCCCGCGTCATAGTCGATAATTCCGATCATGTATCTTCATCTCCTTATCCCGATATGCAAAAGTATCTTAAAATATGTTCCATAGTATCACATGAAAAGCGCCTTGTCGACTTTTATATGATCCGTCCGTTACTGCTTCCTATTTTCCAGTTGATATATTTCCCGCACGGCATCCAGCAATGCATAATAGAGATAGCAGTCCTTTACCCGTGCCGCAGGATGGGAAAAAGAAATGACCGGCATGCCCCTGTCCCTGAAATACCAGACGCCCCGCGTTGTCATCTGCCATTCTATCTTTTTATCTGGAAAACAGGCATCCACAAACGCGCCCTCCGTTCCACAGCAGATCACCATATCAGGCGCATAAAGTGCCAGCTGCTTTTTCAAGATTTCTCCATTGTCCCGTGCAGCCGCATACACCTGCCTGCTGTCTGAAACATAGCTTCCGGAAGTCTTTTTCACATTGACCGCACAGATCTGGGGCAGGATCTTCGCTCTTCTGCTCCGACAGTCCTTTTCCATCTGTACCCACGGCAATTCTTCCGGCAAGCTGAAAATCCCCCTCTGACCATCTGGCAATATTGTCCCAGGTTGGATCATGTTCCCTGTCCCTGCCGCCGCTGCGCAGATGATCGCACAGACTCCAGCCAGAACCGCCATTTACCTCCTTCAGCACATACATGATGCGATAAGCTGCGGATGTATACTGTGCCTCATCCGAAACACCGTCTTCGATCACTCCTGGATCAAGCTGCCAAAGTTCCTCAAACAGCTTCCTCTGCTGCCCTATCATGTCCATGGCTGTCCTCTCCTCCGCCGGTTACATTCTCTATTTTCTTTGTCTGTCACAGGTAGCTTTCCAGCTCTGTCAGGAACTGCACAGGCTCCGCCGCAACAGCCATGCCCCGTCCCTCCAGCTCCTGAGGCACCTGGCAAAGTGTCGGATGTACCCGCAGAAGGGAAGCCTTCTTATTATAAAATACCGTTTTTTCAAAAGGAAAACGGATCACCGAAGGATGAGCAAAGGATACACCCAGCTCCAGCACGCAAAGACGCCGGTGCAGGGTGCCCGAAAGCCAGATGGTGTACGTCTGCCAGGATGGCAGGTACGCATCCTGGAGATATCCTTCTGTGCAGATGGTGTTGGGATGCAGCGGCCCGCCGCAGGCCGGACACCGGGGCAGCGCTGTAAAAACTTCCCCCGCTTCGATCTGCTGTTCCAGCTTTTCATACAGCGGCGCCGTCTCAAAAGGTTCCAGGATATGACGGCTGCACTGTAACATATGTACATTCCCGCAGGGCGCGGTGATCTTCTCTGCATCCAGCGCGCTGTCAAAAATCTCCCCGTCGGTGCACATGGTCACCACGAAAAAGGGCTTTTTCTCCACGATCTTGGAGAGGATGGCATAAGCCTGCTGCACCCGGGCCCGCTTCTCTTCGGTTTCCCTGGCCGGATGGTTTCCCACCATGTCCAGGATTTCCACATATTCCCGCTCGGCAGGCAGAAGCGCTGCTTCCCCCTCCAGTCGTTTTTTATTCTCCATATAAGCTTTGCCCAGCGGCGACTGTTCTGCTTTCGCTCCCACCGCAAAGGCCTCACCGATACCGATGAGAAAACAGTCTGCCTCTCGGATCTGGGCTGCGATCTGTTCCACCTGGAGCATTCTGATCACTCCTTCTTATTTTTTCTTGCACTATCATAGCATTCTTTATGGTAAAGTAACAACCTTATTTTTCCCCATGCAGCGGCCGTGGCAGGTTCCACCGGTAATGACTGGCCAGAATCCGGATGACCAGCACCACCGCCGTTCCCGCAGCCAGCGCCAGATAGAGATTCTGTCCGATAAGCCGCTGACAGACAAAAGCACCGGCCAGAGACGCCACCGCATAGATGTGTTTTCTTAAAATAAAAGGCATGGTATCCGCCAGCACATCCCGGATGACACCGCCGCCGATGCCGGTAAGCATGCCGAGAAAAATAAGGAAAAACCGTCCCCGATAGCCCTGCTCGTAGCCGGTGTACACGCCCAGCACGGTAAAAATGCCAAGCCCCGCCGCATCACAGTAGTTCATGATCGTCTCATAGATCTCCATATACCGGCTGGTGAGAATTTCCTGCTTCCAGTAAACAATGCCGAACAAAAGCACCGCCGTCACCAAGGCCGTCAGCGCATAGCTGGGATCCCGGAATGCGCTGGGCGGTGTCAGTCCCAGAATGATGTCCCGCACGATACCGCCGCCCACAGCCACACAAAGCCCCAGCACCACCACGCCGAAAATGTCCAGATTTTTCCGGATACCCAGCATGGCACCGGAGGAAGCGAAAGCGATGGTGCCAATGATCTCGATTGCAAATATGATTGAATTTTCCATATCAGTTCTCCTTGTCACTTCCGCTTATTATACCATATTTATTTCTCATGCAAAACCGGCAAAAAGAATCCTGCGCCGCAGGAATTTCTCCGCCTGCGGCGGGTCGTATTTGCGACATAATTCAATACCGCCGCAGTGCGATCCTCG
Above is a window of Oscillospiraceae bacterium NTUH-002-81 DNA encoding:
- a CDS encoding M48 family metallopeptidase; amino-acid sequence: MQQAVPEVLARCEARMGLHANEWRIRDMKTRWGTCNIRERRIWLSLHLAKYPPQCLEGVITHELVHLLERGHNKRFYHFMDLFYPDWRTVKKMLAERKRLTLQ
- a CDS encoding YgjP-like metallopeptidase domain-containing protein, giving the protein MGKEIFVGRMQVLVIRKNIKNMYLRVCPPEGDVRVTAPFRYTDAQIAAFVQAKVDWIRKQQEQIRRRPARTEHRYETGELFYVWGAPCRLLVAEKGENAFPAGTRADGAMAPGLDEVGFAGDFTGNRRLGAAETETPQWIRPDEGIHTKWGCVCLYGAALYMEVMPHTSVEDRKKAAH
- the hydG gene encoding [FeFe] hydrogenase H-cluster radical SAM maturase HydG; its protein translation is MYNPKSKCADDFINHEEIVETLAYAEKNKENRALIDEILEKAKLRKGLSHREAAVLLDCTLEDKNQEIYALAEQIKKDFYGNRIVMFAPLYLSNYCINGCVYCPYHLKNKHIARKKLTQEEIRREVIALQDMGHKRLALETGEDPVNNPIEYVLESINTIYGIHHKNGAIRRVNVNIAATTVENYRKLKDAGIGTYILFQETYHKESYEKLHPTGPKHDYNYHTEAMDRAMEGGIDDVGCGVLFGLELYRYEFTGLLMHAEHLEAVFGVGPHTISVPRIRRADDIDPSTFDNGIDDDTFAKIVACIRIAVPYTGMIVSTRESKACRERVLHLGISQISGGSRTSVGGYYEPEPEDENSSQFDVSDNRTLDEVVNWLMQMGHVPSFCTACYREGRTGDRFMSLCKSGQIQNCCLPNALMTLKEYLIDYASPATRALGEKMIQQQIGEIPKEKVQQIVRERLVKIEQGDRDFRF
- a CDS encoding iron-only hydrogenase system regulator — its product is MEDNTRISVVGIIIEDRSSAEQVNELLHQYGDYIIGRMGLPYAKKKVNIISVVLDAPMDVISALSGKLGRLKGVSSKALYSKAEGGKG
- a CDS encoding RNA methyltransferase, translating into MRYENHVIEIKDFSDAALDVYARLNEVQLLNRQDLSQGMFIAESPKVIERALDGGYEPVSFLAEDNLLEREALPLAARCPGVPVYTASADILRNLTGFPMTRGILCAMHRKPLPTLEQVCATASRVAVLEHVVNPTNVGAIFRSAAALSMDAVLLTKDCSNPLYRRAARVSMGTVFQIPWTYVDAEADWPGPAMENLRQLGFRTAAMALRKDTVSIDDPRLSQEEKLAVIVGTEGDGLLEETIDACDYTIKIPMSHGVDSLNVAAASAVAFWELKKP
- a CDS encoding uracil-DNA glycosylase; its protein translation is MAAISNDWLPVFQGEFRKPYYKQLYQTVMKEYNTRKIYPAPDDIFNAFQLTPFHKVKAVILGQDPYHGEGQAHGLCFSVKPDVEIPPSLVNIYQELHDDCGCYIPDNGYLTKWAEQGVLLLNTVLTVRAHQANSHRGIGWEEFTDAAIRRLNEEDRPIVFILWGRPAQMKKSMLTNPNHLILEAPHPSPLSAYRGFFGSKPFSKTNEFLEAHGVEPIDWQIENLRS
- the hisF gene encoding imidazole glycerol phosphate synthase subunit HisF; translated protein: MFTKRIIPCLDVNNGRVVKGVNFVNLRDAGDPVEIAAAYDQAGADELVFLDITASSDARGTVVEMVRKVAEKVFIPFTVGGGIRTVEDFRAILREGADKVSVNSAAISNPQLISDAADKFGRQCVVVAIDARRRADGSGWNIFKNGGRIDTGLDAVAWARKADALGAGEILLTSMDCDGTKAGYDLELTRTIVEAVSVPVIASGGAGRLEHFYDALTEGGADAALAASLFHYKELEIMQVKDYLAQRGVPVRR
- the hisH gene encoding imidazole glycerol phosphate synthase subunit HisH, giving the protein MIGIIDYDAGNIRSVEKALAALHEEAVLSRDPKTLLAADKLILPGVGAFGDAMDNLKKYGLDEVIHEAVDRQIPLLGICLGLQLLFDRSEESPGVEGLGILKGEIVRFPEQPGLKIPHMGWNSLSLAPDGRLFAGISGDPYVYFVHSYYLQAEDPSIVKASAVYGNTTIHASVEQGNVFACQFHPEKSSAVGLKILKNFADLEKEAV
- a CDS encoding trimeric intracellular cation channel family protein, whose product is MENSIIFAIEIIGTIAFASSGAMLGIRKNLDIFGVVVLGLCVAVGGGIVRDIILGLTPPSAFRDPSYALTALVTAVLLFGIVYWKQEILTSRYMEIYETIMNYCDAAGLGIFTVLGVYTGYEQGYRGRFFLIFLGMLTGIGGGVIRDVLADTMPFILRKHIYAVASLAGAFVCQRLIGQNLYLALAAGTAVVLVIRILASHYRWNLPRPLHGEK